A stretch of the Xiphias gladius isolate SHS-SW01 ecotype Sanya breed wild chromosome 21, ASM1685928v1, whole genome shotgun sequence genome encodes the following:
- the LOC120783430 gene encoding caveolin-3-like, whose protein sequence is MADSNHIQEQMIRRGSHTREVDLINRDPKQVNEHVVKVNFEDVIAEPAGTHSLDGVWKASYTTFTVSKYCCYRCLTAVLGIPLSLLWGLLFACLSFCHIWAVAPCIKSCLIESQCLSRFQALVIHTFIGPLSEAMGKIYSGMRVVLRKEP, encoded by the exons ATGGCTGACAGCAACCACATCCAGGAGCAGATGATCAGGAGGGGAAGTCACACCAGGGAGGTTGACCTGATCAACAGGGACCCCAAGCAAGTCAACGAGCATGTGGTCAAG GTGAACTTTGAAGATGTGATCGCAGAGCCTGCTGGCACACACAGTCTGGATGGGGTGTGGAAAGCCAGCTACACCACCTTCACAGTGTCGAAATACTGTTGTTATCGCTGCCTGACGGCCGTCTTGGGCATCCCTCTGTCACTGCTCTGGGGCCTCCTGTTTGCTTGTCTGTCATTCTGCCACATCTGGGCTGTTGCGCCCTGCATTAAGAGCTGTCTAATTGAATCCCAGTGTCTGAGTCGATTCCAAGCGCTGGTCATACACACGTTCATTGGCCCGCTCTCTGAGGCAATGGGGAagatatacagtggcatgagaGTGGTTTTACGCAAGGAGCCATAA
- the oxtrl gene encoding LOW QUALITY PROTEIN: oxytocin receptor like (The sequence of the model RefSeq protein was modified relative to this genomic sequence to represent the inferred CDS: deleted 1 base in 1 codon), whose translation MEDLSREPWSWAQNVSRSNSSRGNEISSGNTTFNPLKRNEEVAKVEVAVLVLVLLLALVGNLCVLLAIRTSKHSQSRMYYFMKHLSIADLVVAVFQVLPQLIWDITFRFYGPDLLCRLVKYLQVVGMFASTYMLVLMSVDRCLAICQPLRSAHRRKDRSCVIASWMLSLVFSTPQACIFSLREVGDGVYDCWGDFVQPWGAKAYITWMSLSIYIFPVAILCICYGLICFKIWRNFNLKTRREQLPALNPRAPNGAHLLSRVSSVRLISKAKIRTVKMTFVVVLAYMVCWTPFFFVQMWSAWDPAAPREDMAFIIAMLLASLNSCCNPWIYMFFAGHLFHDLMQCFFCCCRQHLTDSSCSCDRQGRHKSNSSTYVIKNTSSQRSLTHTSSTGGQDTEKPAESRASFL comes from the exons ATGGAAGACCTTTCACGCGAGCCGTGGAGCTGGGCGCAGAATGTTTCACGGAGCAACTCAAGTCGTGGAAATGAAATCAGTTCAGGGAACACCACTTTCAATCCTCTGAAACGAAATGAAGAGGTGGCCAAAGTGGAAGTCGCCGTGCTGGTCCTGGTGCTGCTGCTCGCTCTGGTCGGTAACCTCTGCGTGCTGTTGGCCATCCGCACCAGCAAGCACAGCCAGTCTCGGATGTACTACTTCATGAAACACCTGAGCATCGCCGACCTCGTCGTTGCGGTCTTTCAGGTCTTACCGCAACTCATTTGGGACATCACCTTCCGCTTCTACGGGCCGGATTTGCTGTGCAGGCTGGTCAAATACCTCCAGGTCGTGGGCATGTTCGCATCTACCTACATGCTCGTCCTGATGTCCGTCGACAGGTGCCTAGCGATCTGCCAGCCACTCCGCTCGGCGCACAGGAGAAAGGACCGCTCCTGCGTGATCGCCTCGTGGATGCTTAGCCTGGTGTTCAGCACTCCTCAGGCATGCATCTTTTCTCTGAGGGAGGTCGGCGACGGAGTCTACGACTGCTGGGGGGACTTTGTACAGCCCTGGGGTGCCAAGGCATACATCACGTGGATGAGTCTCAGCATTTACATTTTCCCGGTGGCAATTCTCTGCATCTGCTACGGCTTGATATGTTTTAAGATATGGAGGAATTTCAACTTAAAAACCAGAAGGGAGCAACTCCCGGCTCTCAATCCAAGGGCCCCCAACGGCGCTCATCTGCTCTCTCGTGTGAGCAGCGTGAGGCTCATTTCAAAAGCAAAGATCCGCAcagtgaaaatgacatttgtagTGGTCCTTGCCTACATGGTTTGCTGGACTCCCTTCTTCTTTGTCCAGATGTGGTCTGCATGGGATCCTGCTGCACCAAGAGAAG ACATGGCCTTCATCATCGCCATGTTGTTGGCCAgtctcaacagctgttgcaaCCCCTGGATCTACATGTTCTTTGCCGGTCACCTGTTCCACGACCTGATGCAGtgcttcttctgctgctgtagaCAGCACCTGACGGACTCCTCCTGCAGCTGTGATCGACAGGGCAGGCACAAGAGCAACTCCTCCACTTACGTCATCAAGAACACCAGCAGCCAGCGGAGCCTCACACACACGTCCAGCACA GGGGGCCAGGACACTGAAAAGCCAGCTGAAAGCCGTGCAAGCTTCCTTTAG